From Halodesulfovibrio aestuarii DSM 17919 = ATCC 29578, the proteins below share one genomic window:
- a CDS encoding NAD(P)/FAD-dependent oxidoreductase: MKPVTEPKTVEVKIDPRDINNATIIRKAALRKAGLPNTPEIQSHVIRRSIDARSRSPQFVCQVQLGEAPQEDCGSIFCPEKLTGKRVVIVGAGPAGYFAALTLLEKGIKPIILERGKDVTTRRYDLKKIQADGVVDPNSNYCFGEGGAGTYSDGKLYTRATKRGNVKRILNLFIENGANPDIRIDAHPHLGSNMLPRIVSSMRESIIAAGGEIHFGAQVADLIIDGDTVKGAVLDTGERVDADAVILATGHSARDIFHMLVRNKVAVEAKPFALGVRIEHPQPLIDQIFYHQSPRHENLPAASYRITTQVEERGVFSFCMCPGGFVVPASTAPGELVLNGMSMSSRSAPFANAGLVVEIRLDDVGGDPSDPLAALAFQAAVEKNMFKAGDGTSQKAPAQRVGDFIAGKTSGSLPESSYVPGLYSAPLNELLPHNVADRLAKALPVFGRKYKGFDSNEAKMMAVESRTSSPVRVLRDRKTLEHPSVRKLYPCGEGAGYAGGIVSAAIDGERVATSVAASLCE; encoded by the coding sequence ATGAAGCCAGTAACCGAACCCAAAACGGTTGAGGTCAAAATTGACCCGCGCGATATAAACAACGCCACAATTATCCGTAAGGCTGCGTTACGAAAAGCTGGATTACCGAACACTCCGGAAATTCAGTCACATGTAATACGCCGTTCTATTGATGCGCGTTCCCGTAGTCCTCAGTTTGTATGCCAAGTGCAGTTGGGCGAAGCACCACAAGAAGATTGCGGCTCCATTTTTTGTCCGGAAAAACTAACCGGCAAACGCGTTGTTATCGTCGGTGCTGGGCCTGCCGGATATTTTGCGGCACTTACTCTTTTGGAAAAAGGAATTAAGCCGATCATTCTCGAACGAGGTAAGGATGTAACAACTCGGCGTTACGATCTTAAAAAGATTCAAGCTGACGGAGTTGTCGACCCCAATTCAAATTACTGCTTCGGAGAAGGCGGTGCTGGAACCTATTCAGACGGAAAACTCTACACGCGTGCAACTAAACGCGGCAATGTGAAGCGTATTCTTAATCTGTTTATTGAAAATGGTGCCAATCCAGATATCCGAATAGATGCACATCCACATTTGGGCTCCAACATGCTCCCCCGCATTGTCAGCAGTATGCGTGAATCCATCATCGCAGCCGGTGGCGAAATCCACTTCGGCGCGCAAGTTGCTGACCTCATTATAGATGGTGACACCGTTAAAGGAGCTGTCCTTGATACTGGAGAACGTGTTGACGCAGATGCAGTTATTCTGGCCACTGGCCATTCTGCGCGTGACATTTTCCACATGCTCGTCCGTAACAAGGTGGCAGTAGAGGCAAAACCGTTTGCCCTCGGCGTTCGCATCGAACATCCGCAGCCGCTTATTGACCAAATTTTCTACCATCAGTCACCGCGTCACGAAAATCTACCCGCAGCAAGCTACCGCATCACAACGCAAGTTGAAGAACGCGGCGTATTTTCTTTCTGTATGTGCCCTGGCGGTTTTGTTGTACCGGCATCAACGGCTCCCGGAGAACTCGTTCTTAACGGTATGAGCATGTCCAGCCGTAGCGCACCGTTTGCAAACGCCGGACTTGTTGTTGAAATCCGTCTCGATGACGTAGGAGGTGATCCTTCAGATCCCCTTGCAGCTCTTGCCTTTCAGGCCGCGGTTGAAAAAAACATGTTCAAAGCTGGTGACGGGACATCTCAAAAAGCCCCTGCGCAGCGCGTGGGCGATTTTATTGCGGGAAAAACTTCTGGCTCCTTACCGGAATCTTCCTATGTACCAGGGCTGTACTCAGCGCCACTGAATGAATTATTACCGCACAATGTTGCTGACAGACTTGCCAAGGCGCTTCCTGTGTTTGGCCGAAAATACAAAGGGTTCGATTCCAATGAAGCTAAAATGATGGCTGTGGAATCCCGAACCAGCTCTCCGGTGCGAGTCCTGCGAGACCGCAAAACCTTGGAACACCCTTCCGTGCGTAAACTTTATCCATGTGGTGAAGGCGCAGGCTATGCAGGGGGCATTGTCTCTGCTGCAATTGATGGAGAGCGAGTTGCAACTTCAGTTGCAGCTTCACTTTGCGAATAG
- a CDS encoding PilZ domain-containing protein, with translation MNIGENLNIQLASTGQRCWGEIVGLKKDKYLLVETGKNKNSLAFLPEDVVTVRCVSNNDGVLCGFRTTVARYLTEPFPQVILHFPQDIEQMQLRNETRYHCFSPVTVHHGNLSCEGMLINISEHGGKVVLAEGGQGSCVESQECPFLEDQKISLDIRPLGAVAPVTVDAVIKRVTIRDGGITLGVFVDSVPEDGTIFLEFIERCRKFSELV, from the coding sequence ATGAATATAGGTGAAAATCTTAATATTCAGTTAGCTAGTACGGGACAACGTTGTTGGGGAGAAATTGTCGGACTCAAAAAGGATAAATATCTTCTTGTTGAAACCGGAAAGAACAAGAACTCTCTTGCTTTTTTGCCAGAAGATGTTGTTACAGTGCGCTGTGTAAGTAACAATGATGGTGTTCTTTGTGGTTTTAGAACAACTGTTGCGCGATATTTAACTGAACCTTTTCCACAAGTTATTCTGCACTTCCCGCAAGACATTGAACAGATGCAATTGCGAAATGAGACTCGGTATCACTGTTTTTCCCCTGTAACGGTACATCATGGAAATCTGTCTTGTGAGGGAATGTTGATAAACATTTCTGAGCACGGCGGTAAGGTTGTGCTGGCTGAGGGGGGACAGGGTAGTTGCGTAGAGTCTCAGGAGTGCCCTTTTCTGGAAGATCAGAAAATTTCTTTAGATATTAGACCGCTGGGTGCAGTAGCTCCGGTGACAGTTGATGCAGTTATTAAACGGGTAACCATACGGGATGGTGGTATTACGCTCGGTGTATTTGTAGATTCTGTGCCTGAAGATGGAACTATTTTTTTGGAATTTATAGAGCGATGCAGAAAATTTAGTGAGTTGGTATAG
- the alr gene encoding alanine racemase has protein sequence MLHSEPLWAEIDLSAIRHNIREIRRVISDQKAMLVVVKGNAYGHGAIQVANAVVREGVEYLGVARLSEAIVLRNAGIKAPILILGYTPPDCAPRLVDLKLTQTVHSCEYAERLASFLHCAKAKLTVHIKIDTGMGRLGLLPESVPGQSSIVDRVQNIAEHGVFHLEGIYTHFAASDADCLDNAHQQLKLFTQTVDSLKAAGVEFPFIHAANSAAIMTMPEAHFNMVRPGIITYGLYPSECVERSLLDLRPGMAVKASLVSVKDAPCGTTVSYGHTYVCKGNTRIGVVPIGYADGYDRALSSKGIMLVHGKRFPVVGRVCMDQTMIDLGPESSAECGDEVVILGKQGDTSVTADDLAQLLDTINYEIVTRLMARVRRVYI, from the coding sequence ATGCTGCATTCAGAGCCTCTTTGGGCTGAAATAGACCTTTCTGCAATTCGTCACAATATACGGGAGATTCGTCGGGTTATTAGTGACCAGAAGGCGATGCTCGTTGTTGTTAAGGGCAATGCATATGGCCATGGAGCAATTCAGGTCGCAAATGCTGTTGTACGAGAAGGTGTTGAGTATTTGGGCGTCGCCAGATTGAGTGAAGCTATTGTCTTGAGAAATGCAGGAATTAAAGCGCCTATCTTGATTCTTGGCTATACTCCTCCTGACTGTGCGCCACGTTTAGTAGATCTGAAGCTGACGCAGACGGTGCATTCTTGTGAATACGCCGAGCGTTTGGCGTCGTTTCTACATTGTGCCAAAGCAAAACTTACTGTCCATATTAAGATTGATACTGGTATGGGGCGGTTAGGTTTACTTCCGGAGAGCGTCCCCGGGCAATCGTCCATTGTTGATCGTGTGCAGAATATTGCGGAGCACGGTGTCTTTCATCTGGAAGGTATTTATACGCATTTTGCCGCAAGCGACGCGGACTGTCTGGACAACGCACATCAGCAGTTGAAGCTGTTCACGCAGACTGTTGATTCTCTGAAAGCTGCGGGTGTTGAATTTCCCTTTATCCATGCTGCTAACAGTGCTGCAATTATGACTATGCCAGAAGCACATTTTAATATGGTGCGTCCTGGAATTATTACGTACGGGTTATATCCATCGGAGTGTGTTGAGCGCAGTCTGCTTGATCTGAGGCCCGGCATGGCGGTGAAGGCTTCTCTTGTGAGCGTGAAAGATGCCCCATGCGGTACGACCGTGAGCTATGGTCATACTTATGTGTGTAAAGGTAATACTCGGATTGGCGTTGTTCCTATTGGATACGCGGACGGGTATGACAGGGCTCTTTCTTCTAAAGGAATAATGCTTGTTCATGGCAAGCGTTTTCCTGTTGTCGGCAGAGTTTGTATGGATCAGACAATGATTGACCTTGGGCCCGAATCAAGCGCTGAGTGTGGTGACGAAGTAGTGATTCTTGGCAAGCAAGGTGATACTTCTGTTACTGCAGACGACTTAGCGCAACTGCTGGATACTATTAATTATGAAATAGTTACACGCCTTATGGCGCGTGTTCGACGGGTTTATATCTAG
- a CDS encoding pyridoxal phosphate-dependent aminotransferase, whose protein sequence is MSLKLDNLVPEHIRLFDPYRPSPPDAELMRLYGLNHLHRLNNNENILGPSPAVRELLAEINAGIIPIYPHGDSQNLRDTLSEKLGPDRSRFLVGNGSCELISSVVKAFCEPGDNIITADKTFAVYEWVAEFSGIEARLIPLDQNYRFDPDAMLAAVDARTKLIFVCNPNNPTGTYWDEMTMRRFLDAVDGRCIVVADEAYCEFVEQPDFPDCIKLQDEYPNLVSFRTFSKMYALAALRVGYLCAGEDVTDIISRAHVAYSVNTTAQMAARAALLDRSPFIGQTLDMVRSGRKLIADTCEKLGFDYIIGEGNYVMIRTPISDTLLQRKLLRRGFLVRTMTGFRFPNWIRVSLVKESVLEEFCVVLTEIFS, encoded by the coding sequence ATGTCTCTGAAGCTTGATAATCTGGTTCCGGAACATATCCGGCTTTTCGATCCATATCGGCCTAGTCCTCCGGATGCTGAATTGATGCGGCTTTACGGTCTTAATCACCTGCACCGTTTGAACAACAACGAGAACATATTGGGGCCCTCGCCTGCCGTGCGAGAACTGCTGGCCGAGATCAATGCAGGTATAATCCCTATTTACCCTCATGGCGATAGTCAGAATCTGCGTGATACTCTGTCCGAAAAATTGGGACCGGATCGGTCACGTTTTTTGGTGGGGAACGGCTCCTGCGAATTGATTTCGAGTGTTGTTAAGGCATTCTGTGAACCGGGCGACAATATTATTACTGCAGATAAAACATTTGCTGTTTATGAATGGGTTGCAGAGTTCTCCGGTATTGAAGCACGTTTGATTCCGTTGGATCAAAACTATCGTTTTGATCCAGATGCCATGTTGGCTGCTGTTGATGCCCGAACCAAGCTTATTTTTGTCTGCAATCCCAATAATCCAACCGGAACCTACTGGGACGAAATGACTATGCGTCGTTTTCTGGATGCTGTGGATGGGCGATGCATTGTGGTGGCGGACGAGGCCTATTGTGAATTCGTGGAACAGCCGGACTTTCCTGACTGTATTAAATTGCAAGACGAGTATCCTAACCTCGTATCTTTTCGAACATTTTCAAAGATGTACGCCTTAGCCGCGTTGCGTGTGGGCTATCTCTGTGCCGGTGAGGACGTCACTGACATAATTAGTCGTGCACATGTGGCCTATTCTGTTAATACCACTGCCCAGATGGCAGCACGGGCTGCACTGTTGGACCGGTCTCCATTTATTGGACAGACGTTGGATATGGTGCGTAGTGGGCGCAAACTGATTGCCGATACATGTGAAAAGTTAGGTTTTGATTATATTATTGGCGAGGGTAATTATGTCATGATCCGGACGCCAATTTCAGACACTCTACTGCAGCGCAAACTTTTGCGTCGTGGATTTCTGGTTCGTACCATGACTGGCTTTCGTTTTCCTAACTGGATTCGTGTCAGCTTGGTGAAGGAGTCTGTGCTGGAGGAGTTTTGCGTAGTCCTGACAGAAATTTTTAGCTGA
- a CDS encoding MFS transporter has protein sequence MLLFSKNDNSLFSPEFCLLMGVTFLAFCNISLFYGLNDYLKANDIPSFWRGVLIGLEPFTALVFRPLISPFLTVRNSVSVVAAALLILMSALFSYSVADTLWTLAIVRIAHGLGFVLLVSALAMLLVASLPPDRVGQGFGVFAIAGLLPYAILPPLMERLLPLAGSEPRIYAMFAPVLLLALASLPYLRKRILQSERDNIAEFRRPTLADIRAGLREPGVGRLLTANGLLFTATTVVFFFMKDRLVTLDTLNAGLFFSVSTAGTIGVRVFCGKLLDRMDRFAMLLMVLLALATVIALFSLAGEASTLLILAGAYGICMGLAVPQLNAAMFEISPPQLRGFNINLMLFTMDAGYVFGPLIAGGLLAMGTSTAHLFVWFAVCPLLGGILAGSLRRR, from the coding sequence ATGCTTCTTTTTTCCAAAAATGACAACTCGTTATTCTCTCCAGAGTTCTGCCTCCTCATGGGAGTCACCTTTCTAGCCTTCTGCAATATTTCCCTGTTCTACGGTCTGAACGACTACCTTAAAGCAAACGACATTCCCTCATTTTGGCGTGGTGTGCTAATCGGGCTGGAACCGTTCACAGCCCTTGTGTTCAGACCTTTAATCAGCCCCTTTCTGACCGTGCGCAACAGTGTATCCGTAGTTGCAGCCGCTTTACTGATCCTTATGAGCGCATTGTTTTCCTATTCTGTAGCCGACACCCTCTGGACCCTCGCTATAGTCCGCATCGCTCACGGTCTGGGCTTCGTACTGCTCGTATCAGCGCTGGCAATGCTATTAGTGGCATCCCTTCCACCCGACAGGGTGGGACAAGGCTTCGGAGTCTTCGCTATAGCAGGTCTGTTGCCCTATGCCATCCTGCCTCCGCTTATGGAGCGACTGTTGCCGCTGGCAGGCAGCGAACCTCGCATCTACGCAATGTTTGCGCCAGTACTACTTCTCGCACTGGCCTCACTTCCATACCTGCGCAAACGCATCCTACAATCGGAACGAGACAACATTGCCGAATTTCGCCGCCCCACTCTAGCTGACATTCGAGCCGGTCTCCGCGAGCCTGGCGTTGGACGACTGCTGACCGCAAACGGGTTACTCTTCACAGCCACAACCGTAGTCTTCTTTTTCATGAAAGACCGGTTGGTAACGCTCGACACGCTCAATGCAGGGCTCTTCTTCAGCGTTTCCACAGCTGGCACAATCGGCGTACGCGTGTTTTGCGGCAAACTTCTAGATAGGATGGACAGATTCGCCATGCTTCTGATGGTGTTACTAGCGTTAGCAACGGTTATCGCTCTCTTCAGTCTTGCGGGAGAAGCCTCCACACTTCTCATCCTAGCCGGAGCCTACGGGATATGTATGGGATTGGCTGTTCCGCAGCTTAATGCGGCTATGTTTGAAATTTCCCCACCGCAGTTACGTGGCTTCAATATCAACCTGATGCTATTTACCATGGATGCCGGTTACGTTTTCGGGCCACTGATAGCCGGAGGACTGCTGGCTATGGGAACGTCAACTGCCCACCTATTCGTCTGGTTTGCGGTCTGCCCGCTGCTGGGAGGCATTCTTGCCGGAAGTCTTCGACGACGATAA
- a CDS encoding FAD binding domain-containing protein — protein sequence MNILFPTSVEAALDALQVNPTARVMAGGTDLLVKRRAGSETPEIVVCMEKVADISCIEVQEDRIRIGAATTMSGLLDNTDIRERLPLLHRAAEVFASPLVRNMATIGGNICTASPAADTLPPLHVLGAEVEIYSSSGKRCIPISDFVVAPGRTSLASGELLGAVIVPVPQGRTIGYFEKVGKRKALAIAVVSLAALLRVESNVITEARLAWGSVGPTVVRCSDVESQLIGSAPTLDTFRSVGESVRRAIHPISDVRASAEYRMEVAVNLLLRLAEQAADPTGIKVGF from the coding sequence ATGAACATTCTCTTTCCGACTTCTGTTGAGGCGGCTCTGGATGCTTTACAGGTTAATCCTACTGCCAGAGTTATGGCCGGAGGGACAGACCTGTTGGTAAAACGGCGTGCCGGTTCCGAAACTCCAGAGATAGTCGTTTGTATGGAGAAGGTCGCAGATATCTCGTGCATTGAGGTTCAAGAAGACCGGATTCGCATCGGAGCTGCTACAACGATGAGTGGTCTTCTGGACAATACGGATATCCGAGAACGGTTGCCTTTGCTGCACCGCGCAGCCGAGGTTTTTGCGTCCCCTTTAGTGCGCAATATGGCCACCATTGGTGGCAATATATGCACGGCTTCGCCGGCAGCGGATACCCTGCCGCCTTTGCATGTGCTGGGAGCAGAAGTGGAAATTTATTCGTCCTCAGGGAAACGGTGTATACCTATTTCTGATTTTGTTGTGGCTCCCGGGAGAACCTCATTGGCTTCAGGCGAGTTGCTTGGCGCTGTGATTGTGCCTGTGCCACAAGGTCGTACTATTGGGTATTTTGAAAAGGTTGGGAAGCGTAAGGCGTTGGCTATCGCCGTAGTTAGTCTGGCTGCGCTGCTTCGAGTCGAAAGTAATGTGATCACTGAAGCTCGGTTGGCATGGGGTAGTGTTGGGCCGACTGTAGTCCGCTGCTCGGATGTTGAATCCCAGCTTATTGGAAGCGCTCCGACTCTGGATACTTTTCGTAGTGTCGGGGAAAGCGTACGCCGTGCGATTCACCCCATCAGCGATGTTCGTGCTTCTGCAGAATACCGAATGGAAGTGGCTGTTAATCTGTTGCTTCGACTGGCTGAACAGGCGGCTGATCCGACGGGAATTAAGGTAGGTTTCTAG
- a CDS encoding (2Fe-2S)-binding protein, producing the protein MIISFVLDGEEQTLDVDGGLRAVDVLREYCGVTAPKEGCGTGECGACAVLVDGETRLSCLMLAAQMNGCIVTTAQGLGTDGPHPVQEALADLGGVQCGYCTPGIAVTAAEFLERNPDPTRKEIRDALSGNLCRCTGYHKIVDAVEDAAKRLQKEHGRGE; encoded by the coding sequence ATGATCATCTCTTTTGTGTTGGACGGCGAAGAACAAACTCTTGATGTAGACGGGGGACTGCGCGCCGTTGACGTCTTACGGGAATACTGTGGCGTGACTGCTCCTAAGGAAGGCTGCGGAACCGGCGAATGCGGTGCCTGTGCCGTGCTGGTGGACGGAGAGACTCGGCTTTCCTGTTTAATGTTGGCCGCGCAGATGAACGGCTGCATTGTAACCACGGCTCAAGGGTTGGGTACGGATGGACCTCATCCTGTTCAGGAGGCCTTAGCCGATCTTGGCGGAGTTCAGTGCGGATATTGCACACCGGGGATCGCTGTAACCGCAGCGGAATTTTTGGAGCGTAATCCTGATCCGACCCGTAAGGAAATTCGTGATGCCCTTTCTGGCAATCTTTGTCGCTGCACAGGCTATCATAAAATAGTGGATGCCGTGGAGGATGCTGCAAAGCGATTGCAGAAAGAACACGGGAGGGGTGAATGA
- a CDS encoding xanthine dehydrogenase family protein molybdopterin-binding subunit: MLSTQTIGSRSRRFDAPEKALGRERFASDEYPESMLWAGALRAGVPHGLLRGVDTTQARAIPGVVAVLTAEDVPGENRQGFIHWDMPVLCGTKVRHAGDAVALVVAETRQILAEALLAIVLDIEPLPVVDGLDAALAPDAPLVHDLETGNVLKQASLRKGNAQAALARCPVVIEETFFTPQQAHCFLETENGTAYMAEDGTLHMTVSTQAPFRDRFEIGRALGLPPDRLHITAPFLGGGFGGKDGSTVQCLLALAAMHAGGRPVKMWWSREESMLAGYKRHAARMHFRLGAEADGTLTALICDLDYDSGAYAHLGVEIMALGLEHSSGPYRVEYLEANGRCIYTNNPVAGAFRGFGVAQVCFAFEGMMDRLAVRLGMDPLELRLKNAIRQGDKNGVGVVMTGSTGMAECLVGLQDHQFWRSRDEWVQSAPPLTRRGVGISAVYNGMGYGRGLADAAVAKIRLTGDGRFRVYNSVSDMGQGNSPTFVQIVCEVLNQNESQMELVQPDTERSHPSGSSSAGRTTYTYGKALIQACEAMRDKLLHRAAMVLMADEASALSLVPGAVRHTSSGRELPLAVLAGMLHPEDRVCIGEAMMPVTHDMPDGGESFRLGFPHLIFPYAAHLARVEVDELTGLVTVCDYVAFTDGGRVLNPQNFEQQVQGAVAQGLGYALWEDCVAENGQLRTTDFSTYVIPGSGDLPDIESHAVETEEESGPFGMKGIGEVGMNGPLPAVASALLRMGLPMIRAPFTPERVLKVLCGGNS; the protein is encoded by the coding sequence ATGCTTTCTACGCAGACCATAGGTTCACGATCCCGCCGTTTTGACGCTCCTGAAAAGGCACTCGGCAGGGAGCGTTTTGCCTCGGACGAATATCCGGAGAGCATGCTCTGGGCGGGGGCGTTGCGCGCAGGTGTACCCCATGGGTTGCTTCGCGGTGTAGACACAACTCAAGCTCGAGCTATACCCGGCGTTGTGGCGGTGTTAACCGCTGAAGACGTTCCAGGAGAGAACAGGCAGGGGTTTATTCATTGGGACATGCCAGTATTATGCGGCACCAAGGTTCGCCATGCAGGTGATGCCGTGGCGTTGGTTGTAGCCGAAACACGGCAAATTCTGGCTGAGGCGTTGCTTGCTATTGTGCTTGATATAGAACCACTTCCTGTAGTGGACGGTTTGGATGCGGCTTTGGCACCCGACGCACCTTTGGTTCACGATTTAGAGACGGGCAATGTCCTTAAGCAGGCTTCGTTGCGTAAGGGGAATGCACAAGCTGCTCTAGCTCGTTGTCCGGTCGTTATTGAAGAGACTTTTTTTACTCCTCAGCAGGCACACTGTTTTTTGGAAACAGAAAACGGTACAGCATATATGGCTGAGGATGGCACCTTGCATATGACGGTGTCTACTCAGGCTCCCTTTCGTGACCGTTTTGAAATAGGCCGGGCTTTGGGATTGCCGCCGGATAGGTTGCATATTACCGCCCCTTTTCTTGGAGGCGGGTTCGGAGGTAAGGACGGATCAACGGTTCAGTGCCTTTTGGCTCTGGCCGCCATGCATGCCGGTGGAAGACCAGTCAAGATGTGGTGGAGTCGAGAGGAAAGTATGCTCGCCGGATACAAACGTCATGCGGCAAGAATGCACTTTCGTCTCGGTGCCGAGGCGGATGGGACGTTAACAGCCTTGATCTGTGATTTGGACTACGACTCTGGTGCGTATGCTCATCTTGGGGTGGAGATTATGGCCCTTGGTTTGGAGCACTCCAGTGGGCCTTATCGCGTGGAATATTTGGAGGCCAACGGACGCTGCATATATACCAATAACCCTGTTGCTGGGGCGTTTCGCGGTTTTGGTGTGGCTCAAGTTTGTTTTGCCTTTGAAGGCATGATGGACAGGCTGGCTGTTAGATTGGGCATGGACCCTTTGGAACTGCGGCTTAAGAATGCGATTCGTCAGGGGGACAAGAACGGGGTGGGCGTGGTCATGACCGGCTCTACCGGAATGGCAGAATGTTTGGTCGGATTGCAGGACCATCAGTTTTGGCGGTCTCGTGATGAATGGGTACAAAGTGCACCGCCTCTGACTCGGCGCGGGGTCGGTATTTCCGCTGTGTATAATGGTATGGGATATGGTCGAGGGCTGGCTGACGCGGCCGTGGCTAAGATCCGGTTAACCGGAGATGGCCGGTTCCGGGTTTATAATAGTGTCAGTGACATGGGGCAGGGCAACAGTCCTACTTTCGTGCAGATCGTTTGCGAAGTTTTGAATCAGAATGAGTCTCAAATGGAATTGGTGCAGCCTGACACGGAACGGTCGCATCCTTCCGGTTCATCCTCGGCGGGGCGGACGACGTACACCTATGGCAAGGCGCTGATTCAGGCATGCGAAGCCATGCGGGATAAGCTTTTGCACAGGGCGGCCATGGTGCTCATGGCGGACGAAGCTTCTGCTCTTTCTCTTGTACCGGGCGCTGTTCGCCATACGTCTTCAGGCCGGGAACTGCCCTTGGCAGTTCTGGCAGGTATGCTTCATCCGGAAGACAGGGTCTGCATCGGAGAGGCAATGATGCCTGTAACGCACGATATGCCCGACGGCGGCGAGAGTTTCAGGCTCGGTTTTCCTCACTTAATTTTTCCTTACGCTGCGCACCTTGCACGCGTGGAGGTGGATGAACTTACCGGCCTTGTGACTGTATGTGACTATGTGGCCTTCACTGACGGAGGCCGGGTGCTTAATCCGCAGAATTTCGAACAGCAGGTACAGGGGGCGGTAGCTCAGGGGCTGGGATACGCACTCTGGGAGGATTGTGTTGCCGAAAACGGGCAATTGCGAACTACTGACTTCAGTACCTATGTTATTCCCGGCTCCGGAGATCTTCCGGATATCGAGTCCCATGCTGTGGAGACCGAGGAAGAATCTGGTCCGTTCGGGATGAAAGGTATTGGTGAAGTGGGTATGAATGGTCCGCTTCCGGCAGTGGCATCTGCCCTGTTGCGCATGGGGTTGCCCATGATCCGTGCTCCCTTTACACCGGAACGAGTTTTGAAAGTACTATGCGGAGGCAATTCATGA